The proteins below are encoded in one region of Metabacillus dongyingensis:
- a CDS encoding helix-turn-helix domain-containing protein gives MIFSERLKQEREKRNWSQNDLAEKIHVSRQSVSKWETGKNYPSIEVIIQLSDLFGISIDELLRSDDELKEKIIRDSKQLEYPKWKVFFDCMFVLGAFLLVSKFIIFALNKFVGTEITILKDIGIAASFLPFSLMVIGGIGSDSLKKKYVD, from the coding sequence ATGATTTTTAGCGAACGATTAAAACAAGAACGAGAAAAAAGAAATTGGTCTCAAAATGATCTTGCAGAGAAAATTCATGTGAGCCGCCAATCAGTGTCCAAGTGGGAAACAGGAAAAAATTATCCAAGCATTGAGGTAATCATTCAATTGAGTGATTTATTTGGTATTTCAATCGATGAATTATTAAGGAGTGACGATGAATTGAAAGAAAAAATAATTCGAGATAGTAAGCAGTTAGAGTATCCAAAGTGGAAAGTGTTTTTTGATTGTATGTTCGTGCTAGGGGCATTTTTGTTAGTGTCTAAATTCATTATATTTGCTCTAAATAAATTTGTTGGAACTGAAATTACAATTTTGAAAGATATCGGAATTGCAGCGAGTTTTTTACCATTTTCATTGATGGTTATTGGTGGTATTGGATCTGATTCTTTGAAGAAGAAATATGTAGATTAA
- a CDS encoding VOC family protein, whose product MGKVTPFLMFQDGKAEEAMNYYISIIDDSEITSIVRYGANEAGDEGTVKQGAFSLKGQEFMCIDSNLKHQFSFTPSFSIFITCDTEEEINNLYQKLIEGGQALMPIGDYGFSQRFGWLNDRFGVSWQLNLPS is encoded by the coding sequence ATGGGAAAAGTTACACCATTTTTAATGTTTCAAGATGGTAAAGCAGAAGAAGCGATGAATTATTACATATCAATCATTGATGATTCAGAAATTACGAGTATTGTTCGCTATGGAGCGAATGAAGCTGGAGACGAAGGAACTGTAAAGCAGGGTGCTTTTTCCTTAAAAGGGCAAGAATTTATGTGCATTGACAGTAATCTGAAGCATCAGTTTTCCTTTACTCCTTCATTCTCAATTTTTATTACTTGTGATACTGAAGAAGAAATAAACAACCTTTATCAGAAACTTATCGAAGGTGGACAGGCACTTATGCCAATTGGTGATTATGGTTTTAGTCAAAGGTTTGGTTGGCTAAATGATCGGTTTGGAGTATCGTGGCAACTAAATCTTCCTTCGTGA
- a CDS encoding CbrC family protein — translation MSYSLILEVDLAELNNNQKGTFFSKVSKFISTEDFELFRRAVSNKTKVYKVFDTEYNKIIHIKKIIKLLNEDTTKFTIYQKTEDKKNIISLLELENIIDEFKVIHQLPYFKYHPHVYESGCISFYKDICEVCNQESSFFNEGCYGESDLEVICVQCIASGKAGEEYDVSFNYQYPISFKDDNKVEELHLRTPSILSWQEIPWLEHCNDFCAYIGIVDWERVSHLEPEIHNDLTIEATKYNLEQGDLKNALNSYIVGHLFKCLHCGKHRLTSDLS, via the coding sequence ATGTCCTATAGCTTAATTTTAGAAGTTGACTTAGCAGAATTGAATAATAATCAGAAGGGGACATTCTTTTCTAAGGTAAGTAAATTCATATCTACCGAAGATTTCGAATTATTTAGGAGAGCTGTTAGTAACAAAACTAAAGTTTATAAAGTATTTGATACTGAATATAACAAGATTATCCACATAAAGAAAATAATTAAACTACTGAATGAAGATACAACAAAATTTACTATCTATCAGAAAACTGAGGATAAAAAGAATATAATTAGTCTCCTTGAACTTGAAAATATAATAGATGAGTTTAAGGTTATCCATCAGCTCCCTTATTTTAAATATCATCCTCACGTATATGAAAGTGGATGTATATCTTTCTATAAAGATATATGCGAGGTATGTAACCAAGAAAGTTCTTTCTTTAATGAGGGCTGTTATGGAGAAAGTGACTTAGAAGTCATATGTGTTCAATGCATTGCATCTGGGAAAGCAGGGGAGGAATATGATGTATCTTTCAATTATCAATATCCAATCTCTTTTAAAGATGATAATAAAGTTGAGGAACTTCATTTAAGAACTCCTTCAATTCTATCGTGGCAAGAAATACCCTGGTTAGAACACTGTAATGACTTTTGTGCCTATATAGGAATAGTAGATTGGGAAAGAGTTAGTCACCTCGAGCCAGAGATCCACAATGATTTAACAATAGAAGCAACAAAGTATAATCTGGAGCAGGGTGACCTTAAAAATGCCTTGAATTCTTATATTGTTGGACATTTATTTAAATGTCTTCATTGTGGTAAGCACAGATTAACATCAGATTTATCTTAA
- a CDS encoding DeoR/GlpR family DNA-binding transcription regulator, producing the protein MYQEQRLTAIKTYLSSHKSITIEEICEKLSVSKDTARRDLVKLEERGDIIRIKGGATLPSANRHLIDYKERIATAGKERIAKSASLLIHENHDLLMDTSSTVALIAKCIGNKHVNVITNSIDIVDVIGEYSNIQSFLLPGRFNSKNRNVTGPRTIKTLDDFKVDQLFLGACGISVEGVTSPDENEAFLKKKMMSCARQVIMLADHSKFEKEFLHKVCDMTDIDVIITDKYPDEEVKDKITENNILLVVAEDEKSEGL; encoded by the coding sequence ATGTATCAAGAACAAAGGCTGACAGCGATAAAAACGTATTTGTCTTCTCATAAAAGCATTACAATCGAAGAAATATGTGAAAAATTAAGTGTTTCAAAAGATACAGCCAGAAGAGATCTTGTCAAACTTGAAGAACGAGGGGATATTATAAGGATTAAAGGAGGAGCAACACTTCCATCTGCCAACCGGCATTTAATTGATTACAAAGAACGAATAGCAACCGCAGGAAAAGAACGAATTGCAAAGAGTGCGTCATTGTTGATACACGAAAATCATGATTTGTTGATGGATACATCTTCAACTGTTGCTTTAATAGCGAAGTGCATTGGAAACAAACATGTGAATGTGATTACAAACTCCATCGATATAGTTGATGTAATAGGAGAGTATTCAAATATTCAAAGCTTTTTGCTTCCTGGAAGATTCAATTCGAAAAACAGAAATGTAACAGGACCCAGAACAATCAAAACACTGGATGATTTTAAAGTAGATCAATTATTTCTGGGTGCATGCGGAATCAGCGTTGAGGGAGTTACCTCTCCAGATGAAAATGAAGCTTTTTTGAAGAAAAAAATGATGAGTTGTGCAAGACAAGTGATAATGCTTGCGGATCATTCGAAGTTCGAAAAGGAATTTTTACATAAGGTTTGTGATATGACGGATATTGATGTGATTATTACAGATAAATATCCCGATGAAGAAGTGAAAGACAAAATTACAGAGAACAATATTCTTTTAGTTGTTGCTGAAGATGAAAAAAGTGAGGGTTTATAG